A DNA window from Trichosurus vulpecula isolate mTriVul1 chromosome 2, mTriVul1.pri, whole genome shotgun sequence contains the following coding sequences:
- the RPS25 gene encoding 40S ribosomal protein S25 — protein MPPKDDKKKKDAGKSAKKDKDPVNKSGGKAKKKKWSKGKVRDKLNNLVLFDKATYDKLCKEVPNYKLITPAVVSERLKIRGSLARAALQELLSKGLIKLVSKHRAQVIYTRNTKGGDAPAAEDA, from the exons ATG CCGCCCAAGGACgataagaagaagaaagatgcCGGAAAATCGGCCAAGAAGGACAAAGATCCCGTGAACAAGTCTGGGGGCAAAGCTAAGAAGAAG AAGTGGTCCAAGGGAAAAGTTCGAGACAAGCTCAACAATCTGGTTCTGTTTGACAAAGCAACATACGACAAACTCTGCAAGGAGGTCCCCAACTATAAACTCATCACCCCTGCAGTAGTCTCAGAGAGACTGAAGATCCGGGGTTCTCTAGCCCGAGCAGCCCTCCAGGAACTGCTTAGTAAAG GTCTGATTAAGCTGGTTTCCAAACACAGAGCACAAGTGATATATACCAGGAACACCAAGGGTGGAGATGCTCCAGCTGCTGAAGATGCATAA
- the CENATAC gene encoding centrosomal AT-AC splicing factor, whose protein sequence is MAPALRCPLCRQSFFSGRGHVYSHKHQRQLRAALERLLPQVEAARKAIRTAQVERYSPEHDQCCWCLCCGCEVQKHLSHGNMTVLHGGLLEHLACPEHRKATNKFWWENRADVLLKEKFLVSQQDYSRFKKSMVKALDSYEEKEDEMIQKMAAQIREVERSRQEVVQSVLEPQAVPDPEEGCSAPCIWKETNRIASSSQQLSLDPLPAPELNWMEATQSLTFIGHQDIPGVRNVHSGATPPWLLQDDEDCNSSAHQIGPSYEEFLKEKEKQKLRKLPPDRVGANFDHCSSTGAGWLPSFGRVWNNGRRWQSRHQFKAETKQ, encoded by the exons ATGGCGCCCGCGCTGCGCTGTCCGCTGTGCCGCCAGAGCTTCTTCTCGGGCCGCGGACATGTCTACAGCCACAAACACCAGCGACAGCTGAGGGCGGCCCTGGAGCGGCTGCTGCCCCAG GTGGAGGCTGCCCGAAAAGCAATCCGGACTGCCCAGGTGGAACGCTATTCTCCTGAGCATGACCAGTGCTGCTGGTGTCTGTGCTGTGGCTGTGAGGTCCAGAAACATCTGAGCCATGGAAACATGACTGTGCTGCATGGAGGTCTGCTAGAACATCTGGCCTG TCCAGAACACAGGAAAGCAACCAACAAATTTTGGTGGGAGAATAGAGCAGATGTCTTGCTAAAAGAAAAGTTCCTGGTCTCCCAGCAAGATTACTCCCG ATTCAAGAAATCTATGGTAAAGGCCCTGGACTCCtatgaggaaaaagaagatgaaatgatTCAAAAG ATGGCAGCCCAGATTCGAGAGGTGGAACGCAGCCGGCAGGAGGTGGTACAGTCTGTCTTAGAG CCTCAGGCAGTGCCGGACCCAGAAGAGGGCTGTTCGGCGCCTTGTATCTGGAAAGAAACAAACAG GATAGCCTCCAGCTCACAACAGCTCTCCTTGGACCCACTACCTGCCCCAGAACTGAACTGGATGGAGGCCACACAGTCCCTGACTTTCATTGGACATCAG GACATACCTGGAGTTCGCAATGTTCATTCAG GGGCTACCCCTCCCTGGCTGTTGCAGGATGATGAAGACTGCAACAGCTCAGCACACCAGATTGGACCTTCCTATGAAGAATTCCTCAAAGAAA aagagaaacagaaattgagAAAGCTACCCCCAGACCGAGTAGGGGCCAATTTTGATCACTGCTCTAGTACAGGTGCAGGCTGGCTGCCTTCCTTTGGCAGAGTTTGGAACAATGGACGGCGGTGGCAATCTCG gcATCAGTTCAAAGCGGAAACAAAGCAGTAG